From Hippea alviniae EP5-r, the proteins below share one genomic window:
- a CDS encoding phenylacetate--CoA ligase family protein: protein MIFNREMETLPREEIEKLQLERLKETIKKIKNSSSIFKEKYRDIEPDDIKSLDDLKKIPLLEKDEIRRAYPFRHIAVEDDEKWMRMHMSSGTTGTPVINVMTKHDIQQWGEIMARCYYAAGVTAKDRIQITPSFGLFNGGFGFHYGAEKIGAFIIPVGAGRSRLQLKFMEDLGTTVMTGIASYPLRLIEVAHEIGFDFKKTNLRVAILGAETWSDEIRARIEEEMGVDTYDIIGMTETGGVGLGIDCEVKNGIHVWEDHYIVEIIDPSTGEVLEDGKEGEMVITTLTREGMALLRYRTRDITRIISRDRCDCGRTHLRVDRLKGRTDDMLKVKGVNFYPSQIENILMRYKQLSPYYHIVIEKVKGKGHMTIVAERKNGFSVDLNRLHAELYDFLGFKVDIQIVPEGTLERPQGKAIRVIDKRQK from the coding sequence ATGATTTTTAACAGAGAGATGGAGACATTGCCAAGAGAAGAGATTGAAAAGCTTCAGCTTGAAAGGTTAAAAGAGACGATAAAAAAAATCAAAAACTCAAGCTCTATTTTTAAAGAGAAGTATAGAGATATAGAGCCAGATGATATAAAGAGTTTAGATGATTTAAAGAAGATACCGTTGCTTGAGAAGGATGAGATAAGAAGAGCATATCCTTTTAGACATATAGCTGTTGAAGACGATGAAAAGTGGATGAGAATGCACATGAGTTCAGGAACAACAGGAACGCCTGTTATTAATGTTATGACTAAGCACGATATTCAACAGTGGGGCGAGATAATGGCTCGCTGTTATTATGCCGCAGGTGTAACTGCAAAGGATAGAATTCAGATTACTCCGTCATTTGGCTTATTTAACGGCGGCTTTGGATTTCATTACGGTGCGGAAAAAATAGGAGCGTTTATTATTCCAGTTGGTGCAGGAAGGAGTAGATTGCAGCTAAAATTTATGGAAGACTTGGGAACGACGGTAATGACAGGTATAGCTTCTTATCCGCTAAGGCTTATAGAGGTTGCTCACGAGATAGGTTTTGATTTTAAAAAGACAAATCTGCGGGTTGCCATTTTGGGTGCCGAAACCTGGTCTGATGAGATAAGGGCTCGCATAGAAGAAGAGATGGGTGTTGACACTTACGATATCATAGGAATGACAGAAACAGGTGGTGTTGGTCTTGGTATAGATTGTGAAGTAAAAAACGGCATTCATGTGTGGGAAGACCATTATATAGTTGAGATTATAGACCCAAGCACGGGCGAAGTTTTAGAAGATGGCAAAGAAGGTGAGATGGTTATAACGACACTGACGAGAGAAGGTATGGCGCTTTTGAGATATAGAACTCGAGATATAACCAGAATTATATCAAGGGATAGGTGCGACTGCGGAAGGACGCATCTAAGGGTTGACAGGCTAAAAGGCAGAACAGACGATATGCTTAAAGTTAAGGGCGTAAACTTCTATCCAAGTCAAATTGAGAACATATTGATGAGATACAAGCAGCTTTCACCATATTATCATATTGTTATAGAGAAGGTTAAGGGTAAAGGCCATATGACGATTGTTGCGGAGAGAAAAAACGGTTTTTCTGTTGATTTAAACAGATTGCATGCAGAACTTTATGATTTTTTGGGCTTTAAGGTTGATATACAGATAGTCCCAGAAGGAACGCTTGAGCGTCCACAGGGCAAAGCGATAAGGGTTATTGATAAAAGACAAAAATAG
- a CDS encoding 2-oxoacid:acceptor oxidoreductase family protein, producing the protein MKLVILGVGGMGAITLSKMIAQMSMDRDLSVKSSEIHGMAKKGGLVEVQMKINEGTSGVVLQHEADISIVFRREFKEYASAFLKQDGRLIVFEDKVINDFVKEFKDIRYISSFALGVFVKHQDIFTKEDAYKVIGGLKNRDLNLKAFEKGVEYDF; encoded by the coding sequence ATGAAGTTGGTTATACTTGGTGTTGGTGGAATGGGTGCTATAACGCTATCAAAAATGATAGCTCAGATGTCTATGGATAGGGATTTATCCGTTAAATCGAGCGAGATTCACGGAATGGCAAAAAAGGGCGGTTTGGTTGAAGTGCAGATGAAGATAAACGAAGGCACAAGTGGTGTTGTTCTTCAACATGAAGCTGATATATCTATTGTTTTTAGAAGGGAGTTTAAAGAGTATGCATCTGCATTTCTTAAGCAAGATGGAAGATTGATTGTTTTTGAAGATAAGGTTATCAATGATTTTGTTAAAGAGTTCAAAGATATAAGATACATAAGTTCGTTTGCTTTGGGTGTTTTTGTTAAGCACCAAGATATTTTTACAAAAGAAGATGCTTATAAGGTTATAGGTGGTTTAAAGAATAGAGATTTAAACCTAAAAGCCTTTGAAAAGGGAGTTGAGTATGATTTTTAA
- a CDS encoding thiamine pyrophosphate-dependent enzyme, whose protein sequence is MKLFLSGNEAIAFGLMEAGVRFLTAYPGTPSSEVLPAAAEIKKRFNLNAYIEWSVNEKVAIEEATAASFCNVPSACVMKQVGLNVGMDPFMNTALVGTVGGFVLVVADDPGPHSSQTEQDSRFMAFFAKTPVLEPSTPKEAYKFSKEALSLSKRYEIPVMLRTTTRVSHSREDIEIGNIEDSGLSVEFKKDRDRYAATPHFRFILHKRLNEKLEKIKIENEIEEHFNGDTLIITSGISFAYICDIVEEFGLENKVKVLRIKMPFPLDESKIQKYIDEYGSAIVIEEGYPLIEMQIVDRRDVKGRNDGTVPKEGELTVDVIKSIFAKSGLIDYKKEEVVKPPFKRPSLCPGCGHRSAFYIIRKTFGNRAVYTGDIGCYTLGLNLNAVDTVHCMGASVSFAFGFNKAFSLDKNSKPIVATIGDSTFFHSGITPLIDAVHNRSPFILVILDNSTVAMTGNQTTPANETGASEHNKKPVSIEKIVEAIGVEFLRIRDAYDIEGMKEDLEAAKGYIENNDLPAVLIFRHPCVYTKEGLESNIRFEDVYIEQDKCTGCKVCIKDFECPSLVYNEETNKVFIDATTCIKCGQCVVSCPFDAIRVKR, encoded by the coding sequence ATGAAGCTTTTTCTTTCTGGAAACGAAGCTATAGCTTTTGGATTGATGGAAGCAGGCGTTAGGTTTTTGACTGCTTATCCAGGCACGCCTTCAAGTGAAGTGTTGCCTGCAGCTGCCGAAATTAAAAAGAGATTTAATCTCAATGCTTATATTGAGTGGTCGGTAAATGAGAAGGTTGCAATAGAAGAAGCAACGGCTGCAAGCTTCTGTAATGTTCCTTCAGCCTGTGTGATGAAGCAGGTTGGCTTGAATGTTGGTATGGATCCGTTTATGAATACTGCACTTGTTGGAACGGTAGGCGGTTTCGTTTTGGTTGTTGCTGATGACCCAGGGCCACACTCATCCCAAACAGAGCAGGATTCTCGTTTTATGGCTTTTTTTGCAAAAACTCCGGTGCTTGAACCTTCAACGCCGAAGGAAGCCTATAAGTTTTCTAAGGAAGCATTGTCTTTAAGCAAAAGGTATGAGATTCCTGTTATGTTAAGAACAACGACAAGGGTATCGCATTCTCGTGAAGATATAGAGATAGGCAATATTGAAGATAGTGGGTTGAGTGTTGAGTTTAAAAAGGATAGGGATAGATACGCTGCGACGCCGCATTTTAGGTTTATTTTACATAAAAGGTTGAATGAGAAGCTTGAGAAGATAAAAATCGAAAATGAGATAGAAGAGCATTTCAACGGTGATACATTGATTATTACTTCAGGTATCAGTTTTGCCTATATATGTGATATTGTTGAAGAGTTTGGGTTGGAAAATAAGGTTAAAGTTCTGCGCATAAAGATGCCGTTTCCTTTAGATGAGAGTAAGATTCAAAAGTATATAGATGAGTATGGTTCTGCAATTGTGATAGAAGAAGGTTATCCTTTAATTGAGATGCAGATTGTTGATAGGCGTGATGTTAAGGGCAGGAATGACGGAACTGTCCCTAAGGAAGGTGAGTTAACTGTTGATGTGATAAAGTCTATTTTTGCCAAGTCTGGTTTAATAGATTATAAGAAGGAAGAAGTTGTTAAACCACCATTTAAAAGGCCGTCTTTGTGTCCTGGTTGTGGGCATAGGAGCGCATTTTACATTATTAGAAAAACATTTGGCAATAGAGCCGTATATACAGGTGATATAGGTTGCTATACGCTTGGATTGAATTTAAATGCCGTTGATACTGTGCACTGCATGGGAGCAAGTGTCTCGTTTGCCTTTGGTTTTAATAAGGCATTTTCACTTGATAAAAATAGCAAACCCATTGTTGCGACAATAGGAGATTCAACATTCTTTCATAGTGGCATTACGCCCTTAATCGACGCTGTTCATAATCGTTCTCCGTTTATACTTGTTATACTCGATAATTCAACTGTTGCTATGACAGGCAATCAGACAACACCTGCAAATGAAACAGGAGCATCTGAACATAACAAAAAGCCTGTGAGTATTGAGAAGATAGTCGAAGCTATAGGTGTTGAGTTTTTAAGGATTAGAGATGCATACGACATAGAAGGTATGAAGGAAGATTTAGAAGCTGCAAAAGGGTATATTGAGAACAATGATTTGCCTGCCGTTTTAATATTTAGGCATCCGTGTGTGTATACGAAGGAAGGTTTAGAGTCTAACATCAGGTTTGAAGATGTGTATATTGAGCAGGATAAATGCACAGGTTGTAAGGTGTGTATAAAGGATTTTGAGTGTCCTTCTTTGGTTTATAACGAAGAGACAAATAAAGTTTTTATAGATGCAACAACATGTATAAAATGCGGTCAATGTGTTGTTAGCTGTCCATTTGATGCGATAAGGGTGAAGAGATGA
- a CDS encoding motility-associated protein: protein MNAAGIIFTLLAVVGAFVYEGGNPMVLIQIGEYIVLIGAFFGMLLSTASPSALKGAFGVILGIAKPDPYNKKNYLELLKIIYDLSTKVRKDGILSLEAVVDDPESSPILQDAAFFLKNKEARNLLIDALRSIVTGIEVEKLDEMLDTNIESIEKEISAPPKMVAILAESMPGMGIVAAVMGVILTMGALGGSILVIGEHIAAALTGTFLGLLLCYGIFGPMARYAEFKNEDMIAYLKALKTGIIYIAKGDAPIIAMEAVRESIPPLARPEFDEAEQFVKGK, encoded by the coding sequence ATGAACGCAGCGGGAATTATATTTACTCTGCTGGCTGTTGTTGGTGCTTTCGTCTATGAAGGTGGCAATCCTATGGTTCTTATACAGATAGGTGAATACATAGTTCTTATTGGTGCGTTTTTTGGCATGCTTTTATCAACTGCTTCTCCTTCTGCTTTGAAGGGTGCATTTGGCGTAATTTTAGGTATTGCAAAGCCAGACCCTTATAACAAGAAAAACTATCTTGAGCTGCTTAAAATAATTTACGATTTATCAACGAAGGTTAGAAAAGATGGTATTTTGTCATTAGAAGCTGTTGTTGATGACCCGGAATCTTCACCTATTCTTCAAGATGCTGCTTTTTTCCTGAAGAATAAGGAAGCAAGAAACCTGCTTATAGATGCTTTAAGGAGTATTGTTACGGGTATAGAAGTTGAAAAGTTAGATGAGATGCTGGATACGAACATCGAATCCATAGAGAAAGAGATTTCTGCACCACCTAAGATGGTAGCAATTTTAGCTGAGTCGATGCCTGGTATGGGTATTGTTGCTGCAGTTATGGGTGTTATACTTACGATGGGTGCATTGGGTGGTTCTATTCTTGTAATTGGTGAACATATTGCTGCTGCTCTGACAGGAACATTCTTAGGACTTCTTTTGTGTTATGGAATATTTGGGCCTATGGCAAGGTATGCCGAATTTAAAAACGAAGATATGATAGCCTATCTTAAAGCGTTGAAAACTGGCATTATCTATATAGCAAAGGGTGATGCTCCGATTATTGCAATGGAAGCTGTTAGAGAGTCGATACCACCTTTGGCAAGGCCTGAGTTTGACGAAGCAGAACAGTTTGTAAAGGGTAAGTGA
- a CDS encoding OmpA family protein, with translation MAEENPEGGIVKKCKQKKCEEGGGSAWEVAYGDFMTSMMAFFLVMWLIAATNVKQRKILSTYFTQPGATSLTEGSSMLPSKGVFDIGSKSLTISQRIPEMPLPSVQQPKTLKGRGLIPKVLRKSGGGVGHQKQTLNLYMVMKKIQQSIASKKELLQYRNQIKMEITEEGLRIVIFDKNKRPMFYPGSAQLEPWAKEVLDIVAKQLASISNKIVIEGHTDAHPYTIGNVSNWDLSTMRANAARRELQANGVSSDRFDSIIGYGSTRPVPGTNPDDPINRRIVILVKKI, from the coding sequence ATGGCTGAAGAGAATCCCGAAGGTGGCATAGTCAAAAAGTGTAAGCAGAAGAAGTGCGAAGAAGGTGGTGGCAGCGCATGGGAAGTTGCATACGGCGACTTCATGACATCGATGATGGCTTTTTTCCTGGTTATGTGGCTTATTGCTGCCACTAATGTTAAGCAAAGAAAAATTCTCTCCACCTATTTTACTCAACCTGGCGCCACATCCTTAACTGAAGGTTCCTCCATGCTTCCTTCAAAGGGTGTTTTTGACATAGGCTCAAAGAGTTTAACCATATCGCAGCGTATCCCAGAGATGCCTTTACCTTCTGTTCAACAACCAAAGACGTTAAAAGGTAGAGGCCTTATACCCAAGGTTTTGAGAAAGAGCGGAGGAGGAGTAGGCCATCAGAAACAAACATTAAATTTGTATATGGTAATGAAGAAAATTCAACAGTCTATAGCAAGCAAAAAGGAGCTTCTCCAATATAGAAACCAGATAAAGATGGAAATTACGGAAGAAGGTTTGAGAATTGTGATTTTCGACAAAAACAAGAGACCAATGTTTTATCCAGGCTCTGCTCAGCTTGAGCCTTGGGCTAAAGAAGTTCTCGATATTGTTGCCAAACAACTTGCTTCAATCTCAAACAAGATAGTTATAGAAGGCCATACGGACGCCCATCCATATACAATAGGTAATGTATCTAATTGGGATTTGTCAACAATGAGAGCAAATGCTGCAAGAAGAGAGCTTCAGGCAAACGGCGTGAGTTCAGACAGGTTTGATAGTATTATTGGTTATGGTTCAACAAGGCCAGTTCCTGGGACAAATCCTGATGACCCTATCAATAGGCGCATCGTAATTCTCGTTAAAAAAATATAA